The region TATGTTTACACCCTGAACCTCAGAGGAGCGAGATCTAAAATAGCAAGGCTTGTTGAGAAAAGAGAAAACAGGGCTGTTATGAATTACATCAAGGTCAGCACAAATCCTGTTGTAAACCGAATAATGGCGGATCTTGCAATAAGCACAACAATGACAGAGGGAAGAAATTTTGCTTATTATCTTAAAAAACATCTGAAAAATATAACAGATTTTAAAGATGTGGACAGTGCAAACTTTGCTGTTTTGAAAACACCTGGAATACCTTCTGTTCTAATAGAAGTTCTTTATCTTACAGATCCTGTTGATGCCCAGCTTTTAAAAAGTGAGGACTTTATAGAGAAGTTCAGCTTTGGAGTATATAATGCTGTTGTTGATTATTTTTATAGGGAATGAATAAATGATAATTGGCATAGACATCGGAAACACTACAACAGAAATAGGGTTTTTGAGATCTCAATCTCTTATAAAAAGCTATAAACTAAAAACAGACAGGGAAAAAACACAAGACGACTGGTTTCTTGATTTTTATCAGATATTGGGCATTGAAGGTTTTCCAGAGATTAAAGATTTTGTTATTTCCTCGGTTGTTCCTACTGTTGAAGATAGGATTGGAAAAGCTGTAGAAAAAATTTCAGAAAAAAAAGCCGTTTTTATAGGAAAAGACATTAGGGTTCCTATAACAAACAGATACAAAAATCCAGAGGAAGTTGGGATAGACAGGCTTGTTAACAGTTTTGCTGTAGTTGAAAAATATGGATATCCTTCTATAGTCATAGATTTTGGAACTGCTGTAACTTTTGATGTTATAAACGAAAAGGCTGAGTATGTAGGGGGAGCAATATTTCCCGGAATAGATGCAAGTATTGAGGCGTTGTTTTCTAAAACAGCAAAACTACCTTCAGTAAACATTCAAACTGTAAAACATATTGTAGGCAAAACTACTTCTGACAGTATAAAATCAGGAATATTTAACGGTTATGTCTCAATGGTTGAAGGGATCGTTGAGAAGATAAATAAAGAAGCAGGTTATAAGCATAGGGTAATAATAACAGGTGGGAACGGAAAGCTAATATCAGAGGGGTTGAGGATAGATTTTGAGTATGATGAATTTTTATCAATGGAAGGGATATATTTTGTTTACACAGAGTATAAAAAGGGCTGAGTTGCTTTTTTAGATAAATACATTTAGTATAATTATTAATAAAATCAGGAGGTTAAGTGGCATGGAGGCAACTTACGGAGGAATTCCACCAGCTGAGGTTATACTTTTTATTTTAATGCTTGCTATGCTCCTTGTCCTGTGGGGAACAGTTATGTATAAGATGGGCACCAAGGAAAAATAATGGAAGGGGAAAAAAAGGCGTATCCCTTTGCCATTGTAGGTTTTTTTGTTTCTGATAAGGAAGCAACAGAATCATTTAGAAAAGATGTTTCCCCTGAAGATGTGGAACAGATAAAAAATCTCTTAAAAAAACTGATATTTGTTGAGGGTGTCGATCTTGCTATCGCACCCTTTGTTGTTCCACCTGATCAGGTAAATGATGCTCTTCACGAACTTGCAGGTATAATATTTTCGCCGGAGGAGAAAGATAACTGATGGTAAGGATCGTAATTTCTGGAATAATGGGTAGAATGGGAAAAAAGATAGCCCAGATAGCATATCAGGATCCTGATGTTCAAATCACAGGAGGTGTGGAAAGTCCTGACTGTGTCCATTTTCATGAGAATGTAGGTGAACTGATAGGCGAAAAACTTGATGCCCCAATATTTTCAGACCTTGCAAAAATTATAGAAAAAGCAGATGTTGTTATTGATTTTGCAGGAAATACAGAGGCTGTTCTATCTCACCTGAGGCTTATTGCTGCTGACAAAAACAAAAAAGGTATGGTTATAGGGACGACGGGTTTTACTGAAGATCAGTTAAAAGAGATTAAAGATCTGTCAAAGGTTGTTCCTGTTGTTCTTGCCCCAAACATGAGTATAGGTGTAAACCTGCTTTTTAAACTGGTTCAGGAGGCTGCAAGGGCATTAAAGGGAAAAGGCTACGACATAGAAGTTGTTGAGATGCACCACAGGTTTAAGAAGGACGCCCCTTCAGGAACAGCTGTAAAGATAGTAGATATATTGAAGGAAGAAACAGGGATAAAAAATGTTATTTACGGAAGGGAAGGTGTTTACGAAAATGGCAGACCTTCCGATGAGATAGCTGTTTTTGCCCTCCGAGGTGGAGATGTTGTTGGAGAACACACTGTGACATTTGCAGGAATGGGAGAAAGGATAGAACTGACACACAAAGCAGGCTCAAGGGATATTTTTGCAAAAGGTGCTGTTGAGGCAGCAAAATGGATTAAGGATAAGCCTGCAGGTCTTTACGACATGATGGACGTATTAGGCATCAAATAAATGGCAAAAAAGGGTTTTATTCAGTATCTCTCCATAGGATCAATAGGTCTCCATTTAGTTTCAGGGGTTGTTGTTGGTGTTCTGTTAGGGTATTTCCTTGACAAATATTTCGGAACTTCGCCCTGGCTTACCATATTGTTTTTCTTTTTCGGTGTGGCTGCCGGTTTCAGGAACATGTACAAAGATGTCCAGAAATACATCATCTCTGAGGAAAAAGGGGACGAGAAAACTAAACATTAATTTTCTCTTTTAACTGCATATCTATCTCCTCTTTTATCGCTTCAATAAGCTTTTGTTTTACTTCTCTTTCTGATCCTTTTATCCTACACCCTGCGGCATCTCTGTGTCCTCCACCGCCAAACCTTTTTGCGATTTTTTGCACATTTATTCTTCCTTTTCCCCTCAGCGAAACCCTCCATGTTTCAAGATCAGGTTTTTGTATCATTATAAATGCAACCTCAACCCCTTCTATACTTCTTGCAAAATTAACAAACCCTTCAGTATCCTCCTCATCTGCCCCTGTTTTGTTAATAAAATCCCTCTTCACAACCAGAGATGCTATTTTTCCTGTGTAGAAAAGTTCAAGTGTAGAGAGAACCTTCTGAAGAAGGTGTATCGCTGAAGGCTTGTTCCTTTCAAAAATAAGAGAAGCTATCCTGGACGGATCCACTCCTTTAGATGTAAGATATCTGGCAAACTCAAAAGCTTCTTCATTAACATTGTTGTGTTTGAAAGACCCTGTATCAGTCAGCAGACCTGTGTACAGGCAGATTGCTATCTCCTTATCTATACATTTTTCATCCCATTCTCTCAGCATTCTTCCAACAACTACAGTTGTGGAGGCAGCATAAGGATCAACATAATCATTAATGCTCTCAAAAACCCCACCTATATGATGATCTATTCTGAGGTATTCTTTTGCATCAACAGGTGCGTCAGCCCTATACATTCCAGCTGCATCAAGAATAACAGCGAGGTTAAATCTGTGATTTATAGGCAGTTTTTCAATCTTTTCAATATCGGGAAGAAAGTCGTAGACATGTGGAGCTTTATCTTTCATCGCCATTCTTACATTTTTTCTTTTTTTCTTTAAAAATCTGTAAAGGGCAAGCATGCTTCCAATTCCATCTCCGTCAGGGTTATGGTGGGTCACAAGAAGTATCTCACCTTCCTCCCTTTTTAATCTCTCAACTGCCGGAATAACAGCTTCCATTTTTTTCACCTCATAGGTTTTTGTTTTCGTAAGGGCAGATATCAACAAGGTAACATTTCTTACATTCTGGTTTTTTTGCCTTACAGATATACCTTCCAAAAAGCACAAGGGCTTTAGATATATAAACCCAGTTTTCTTTTGAGAAAAATTGGGATAGATCCTTCTCAATTTTGTCTGGATTATTTGAGGTTGTTAAACCGAGCCTCTGGCTTACCCTTTTTACATGGGTATCAACCACTATAGCAGGTTTATTAAATGCGTTAACCAGAATTACGCTTGCTGTTTTCCTTCCAACTCCCGGAAGTTTTACAAGATCTTCCATGTTGTCAGGGATTACCCCGTTGTGATTTTTTACAACAGCTTCACAACATTCTTTTATAAGTTTTGCTTTCCTTTTGTAAAAATTTACCGATTTTATAGCGTTTTCAATATCTTCAATAGGGGCATTTGCAACTGTAAAAGGATCAGGGAATTTTTTGAAAAAGGAAGGGGTGATTTCATTAACCTTTTTGTCTGTGGTCTGGGCGGCAAGTATTGTTGCTACTAAAAGCTGGTATGGATTTTCAAACTTTAGATCAATCCAAGGCTGGGGGAAATGTTTTTTTAACCTGCTTAAAAGCTCCTCTTCTGTAAATTTATGGCTAAAAGAGGCTTTTTTGCTCTCCTTTTTTTTCAACGCTTTTCACCTTTCCCAGTTCTTTTAAAAGGGACTT is a window of Persephonella sp. DNA encoding:
- a CDS encoding type III pantothenate kinase, with product MIIGIDIGNTTTEIGFLRSQSLIKSYKLKTDREKTQDDWFLDFYQILGIEGFPEIKDFVISSVVPTVEDRIGKAVEKISEKKAVFIGKDIRVPITNRYKNPEEVGIDRLVNSFAVVEKYGYPSIVIDFGTAVTFDVINEKAEYVGGAIFPGIDASIEALFSKTAKLPSVNIQTVKHIVGKTTSDSIKSGIFNGYVSMVEGIVEKINKEAGYKHRVIITGGNGKLISEGLRIDFEYDEFLSMEGIYFVYTEYKKG
- the dapB gene encoding 4-hydroxy-tetrahydrodipicolinate reductase, yielding MVRIVISGIMGRMGKKIAQIAYQDPDVQITGGVESPDCVHFHENVGELIGEKLDAPIFSDLAKIIEKADVVIDFAGNTEAVLSHLRLIAADKNKKGMVIGTTGFTEDQLKEIKDLSKVVPVVLAPNMSIGVNLLFKLVQEAARALKGKGYDIEVVEMHHRFKKDAPSGTAVKIVDILKEETGIKNVIYGREGVYENGRPSDEIAVFALRGGDVVGEHTVTFAGMGERIELTHKAGSRDIFAKGAVEAAKWIKDKPAGLYDMMDVLGIK
- a CDS encoding AtpZ/AtpI family protein; this encodes MAKKGFIQYLSIGSIGLHLVSGVVVGVLLGYFLDKYFGTSPWLTILFFFFGVAAGFRNMYKDVQKYIISEEKGDEKTKH
- a CDS encoding bifunctional oligoribonuclease/PAP phosphatase NrnA, which produces MEAVIPAVERLKREEGEILLVTHHNPDGDGIGSMLALYRFLKKKRKNVRMAMKDKAPHVYDFLPDIEKIEKLPINHRFNLAVILDAAGMYRADAPVDAKEYLRIDHHIGGVFESINDYVDPYAASTTVVVGRMLREWDEKCIDKEIAICLYTGLLTDTGSFKHNNVNEEAFEFARYLTSKGVDPSRIASLIFERNKPSAIHLLQKVLSTLELFYTGKIASLVVKRDFINKTGADEEDTEGFVNFARSIEGVEVAFIMIQKPDLETWRVSLRGKGRINVQKIAKRFGGGGHRDAAGCRIKGSEREVKQKLIEAIKEEIDMQLKEKINV
- the nth gene encoding endonuclease III, whose amino-acid sequence is MKKKESKKASFSHKFTEEELLSRLKKHFPQPWIDLKFENPYQLLVATILAAQTTDKKVNEITPSFFKKFPDPFTVANAPIEDIENAIKSVNFYKRKAKLIKECCEAVVKNHNGVIPDNMEDLVKLPGVGRKTASVILVNAFNKPAIVVDTHVKRVSQRLGLTTSNNPDKIEKDLSQFFSKENWVYISKALVLFGRYICKAKKPECKKCYLVDICPYENKNL